A window from Mogibacterium neglectum encodes these proteins:
- the mnhG gene encoding monovalent cation/H(+) antiporter subunit G, producing the protein MSIQNIMAIAIISFGFVLMATAAVGVIRFPDFFTRLHASGVGETFGALMMTIGIMVYTGWTLLSLKVFIIFFLLLLTNPLGTNLIMLTSIHAKNYHDYNHKRHIGVNDDNNIAEKEGR; encoded by the coding sequence ATGAGTATACAAAATATCATGGCAATTGCCATTATCTCCTTCGGCTTTGTGCTTATGGCTACAGCTGCAGTTGGTGTAATAAGGTTTCCAGACTTTTTTACTAGGCTTCATGCTTCTGGCGTAGGAGAGACCTTCGGAGCGTTGATGATGACAATCGGAATAATGGTGTATACCGGATGGACATTGCTGTCATTAAAGGTATTTATCATATTCTTTTTATTACTTCTTACGAATCCTCTCGGAACAAATTTGATTATGCTTACATCGATTCATGCCAAGAATTATCATGATTACAACCATAAGAGACATATTGGAGTGAATGACGACAATAACATAGCGGAAAAGGAGGGTAGATAG
- a CDS encoding monovalent cation/H+ antiporter complex subunit F — protein sequence MHNFFIALLAGLLAIVIVMVITMLIGKTVYDKLNALFVINTNIVMLILVVGLIDNRMDMHIDIALSYAILGFVTTVILAKFIGGRR from the coding sequence ATGCATAACTTTTTTATAGCTCTACTTGCAGGTCTTCTCGCAATCGTTATAGTGATGGTTATAACGATGTTAATAGGGAAGACTGTATACGATAAGCTAAATGCTTTATTCGTTATAAATACGAATATCGTTATGCTGATTTTAGTCGTTGGCTTAATTGACAACAGAATGGATATGCACATAGATATAGCACTTAGCTATGCGATTTTAGGGTTCGTTACAACCGTAATTCTCGCTAAATTCATAGGAGGTAGAAGGTAA